GACACCAGTTCCTGCGGTCCGGGACATGGTGTCCGGGGCAGTCTCCAGCGCAACGAGTAACGCCACTTCATGCCTGGCTCCGGTGTATCAGCTTGTTGGGTACCATCCATCGCTCCAGTTGTCTGACCGGTTCCGGGCTTTCTTTAGCGAGAGCATCAGACTCAACCATCACACTCCAGAAGGGCTGGTTCGCCATCATCCAGCGTTCCATTGGTGCCAGCGACGGAAAACGCTCGCTCCAGCGCCAGAACATTTCCTCCAGGTCGTACTGGCGCAGTTCAGTACCCGACCAGCGTGCGCTCCAGCTGCTGACTGTTTCCGGGGTATGAAAAGCCAGCTCAATTTCCGCCTGCCCCGCCAGCGCCTGATACGCGGTTTCGCGCTGGCACGCCTCTTTTCGGCGCTGGCGGGTGTATTTTTCGGCGCTCAGTTCACTTTGCCTGCGCCGACGCTCTGACGTCTGAAACTTCGTTTCCGGGAACAGTCGCCAGCCGTCCGACACCGACAGGGGTAACCAGCAACATGCGCCACGGCTTTCAATCAGCCGATCAATCGCTGCCAGCCAGTCCTGCTTTTTCCCCCGCAGGTTCTGTGCTGTCATCCCCGGAGAAAACCAGCCGATATCTTTTACGGTGACACGTTTGCTGCCGTTCAGGATGCGGAAGAAGGCATGGGCGTAGGCAAACTCAGCAATATGAACGCCACGCTCATATTTCTTCTCCACTTCTGCGATGGCCTGCATTGCAGCACGACGCTCATGACTCAGGGGTACCAGTGACAAACTCGCCGGGATCATTGTGCACCCTCCATCGCCAGGACACTGATAATGCTGGCCTGACTGTAGCCATCGGCATCGAGGCGCGCTGTCAGACTGAGTGTGTGAGAAATAATCTCCGGCGAATATGCAGGCAGGGTGCTGATAACAGAAAACGGGCGACCGCTGGCTGGAATGAACACCACCATCCATGACGGGGTGATGTCGCCGGGACTGCATACGGCGATATGGAAGTTGCCGTGTGATGGCGTGAAGCGAATCTGTACCGGAAAAAAGCCACCGAACTCACTCCGGTATTCACCATTCATGTCCCAGTCAGCCGGGCAGGTCAGATCGCGCATGACAGCATGGGTCAGTTCGCGGCGCAAATCTTCACCCGCTTCGCGCCAGTCTTCAAATTCCTGGGGGATCATGGTTTTCAGTACGTCGGGAGTAATAATGTTTCGCATAATGGTCTCCTTATCGCCGCCCCGTGGGGCGGCGTTTCCGTTATCAGGCTGCGTGTGCCGTATGGTCATCAGAGTCTGTCGCCTCACCCTCAGCGGCGTCAGGTTGCGCATCAGGTGACCGCATCCAGGCAGGAACCCAGCGCGTACCGGAGAGCCATTGTTCAGCATGGCTGGCGGCATCTCCCTTCTTCATGTTCCCGGCATCTGACGCAGCGCCTGACTGTCCGGCATCTTTCAGCGCCTCCACAATCTGGTTCTTACTGAGCAGACCGAGGAAGTTTTCTGCCGTTGGCTGCCACCAGTCGCGCAGGTGGAACCCGAGCGCCGTTTCCACGCCATCGAGGTCGCTCTGTGTGGTATGTCCCATTGTCCGGGTCTGCACCCCGTCCACCGAACAGGCCGTGCAGAACACCATCAGGCTCATCAAAGTCTGTCCGTCGAGCGTAAAGAAGGTGGTGAAATCCTTCTTCCAGCCATCCGGTAACAGCGCCTCCAGACGGGCTTTCTCCTGCATCAGACTCAGCCATGCCTGACCACTCTTTCCGGTCGGCGCTTCGCTGGTCAGCCCACTGTGATGCACCTCAAGACGCATCACGAACGGATGACGGGTGGTATTGCAGTAATCGAAAACACAACTGCACAGCCGCCATACCATCAGGGCCACCGCTTTTTCGGGCTGCTGTACAAGGGCGGCCTGCACTGCCAGCGTTCTTTCTGAAGACATTTTTTTGAGCAACGGGGCGCTGATCCCCTCCGTCACATCCGGCTTGCTGCTGACCACATGCAGGGAGCCGCTGCTGCCATTCTCTCCCTGCCCTTCTTTCGCCTCGTTCTGAGGCTTCTTCTGCACCCCTCGCTGGACACAAAGCTCACCGTCATACAGGCTGACCACCACGCCACAGGCTGCTTTCTGCTCCGGTGTCCACGCCCGGATCGATGCCGCATTTTCAATTTCGTCAATCAGTACCTGAATCGCGGCTTCATCTTCAAACGTTTCAGTGGTCTCCTGAGTGGCGTACAGTTCATCGAGACGCTGCTGCTCGTCAGTGGTGTACTGTGCCTCCGGCTCTGGTAACAGCAGATAATGTTCGCGGTCGTCACCGTAGTTTCTGACCGCGCCCTCCCGGGACAGTGACCATGACCATCCTTCCTGCAGTTCGATTGCCAGTGCGGCGGACTCAAGCTTCTCCTGCACCAGTCGTTCGACCAGCACACCATCTGCCGTACCATCACCCTCCTGGGCGCTGAACAAATCCTCACGCACCACGCCACCTGCAGACTCATACATCTCACGCCCGATAAACACGAAGCGGGAGTGGTTCACACCGATTTCGGTATCAGTGATAGCGCGTTTAAGCATGTGCGCGGGGGCATAGCTGTGCTGCGCCTTCACGCGCTCGTAAATCTCCACCTGACGCACCGGATCGTTCTCCAGACTCAGCGCCTGACACTGATCCACGTCGAGCTTGTTCTCTGCCAGCAGGGAGAGAAGTTCCGGGGCAAGGTTCGCCAGCTTCAGCATGCGCTGGACGTGGCGCGAGCTGTACCCCAGCTGGTCACCAATCTGCGCCGGGGTCTTACCCTGCTCAGACAACGTGCGGAACCCGCTGATTTGTTCTGCCGGATGCATCGCCGCCCTCTGGTTGTTCTCCACCATTGAGGCGACCACAGCCAGGTCGTCGCTGACGCGCTTGACGACAACGAGATACCCGGCATCGATGCGCTGTTCACTGAGCAACAGTTGCAGGGCAGCAAGACGACGACCGCCCGCAGCAACGCCTGACAGGCCATCAGGCAGCGAGTGAACCACCAGATTCTGGATCAGGCCGACCGCGATAATGGAGTCTGCCATTTCCCTGACACTCTCAACCGGGTACGGAATAATACGGACGTTCAGCGGGGATTTGACGAGCGCCGACAGCGGCACCATTTCAATCTGAGCAGCCTCAAGCGCCGCCTTAAGGGCTGCGGCTTCGGCAGGTTTAACTGCTTTTTTGCTGGTTTTCGCGGGGGTTTTTGCTTTAGACTCGGTTA
This sequence is a window from Enterobacter cloacae complex sp. ECNIH7. Protein-coding genes within it:
- the psiB gene encoding conjugation system SOS inhibitor PsiB; the encoded protein is MMRNIITPDVLKTMIPQEFEDWREAGEDLRRELTHAVMRDLTCPADWDMNGEYRSEFGGFFPVQIRFTPSHGNFHIAVCSPGDITPSWMVVFIPASGRPFSVISTLPAYSPEIISHTLSLTARLDADGYSQASIISVLAMEGAQ
- a CDS encoding ParB/RepB/Spo0J family partition protein, which encodes MSVTESKAKTPAKTSKKAVKPAEAAALKAALEAAQIEMVPLSALVKSPLNVRIIPYPVESVREMADSIIAVGLIQNLVVHSLPDGLSGVAAGGRRLAALQLLLSEQRIDAGYLVVVKRVSDDLAVVASMVENNQRAAMHPAEQISGFRTLSEQGKTPAQIGDQLGYSSRHVQRMLKLANLAPELLSLLAENKLDVDQCQALSLENDPVRQVEIYERVKAQHSYAPAHMLKRAITDTEIGVNHSRFVFIGREMYESAGGVVREDLFSAQEGDGTADGVLVERLVQEKLESAALAIELQEGWSWSLSREGAVRNYGDDREHYLLLPEPEAQYTTDEQQRLDELYATQETTETFEDEAAIQVLIDEIENAASIRAWTPEQKAACGVVVSLYDGELCVQRGVQKKPQNEAKEGQGENGSSGSLHVVSSKPDVTEGISAPLLKKMSSERTLAVQAALVQQPEKAVALMVWRLCSCVFDYCNTTRHPFVMRLEVHHSGLTSEAPTGKSGQAWLSLMQEKARLEALLPDGWKKDFTTFFTLDGQTLMSLMVFCTACSVDGVQTRTMGHTTQSDLDGVETALGFHLRDWWQPTAENFLGLLSKNQIVEALKDAGQSGAASDAGNMKKGDAASHAEQWLSGTRWVPAWMRSPDAQPDAAEGEATDSDDHTAHAA
- a CDS encoding plasmid SOS inhibition protein A, whose product is MIPASLSLVPLSHERRAAMQAIAEVEKKYERGVHIAEFAYAHAFFRILNGSKRVTVKDIGWFSPGMTAQNLRGKKQDWLAAIDRLIESRGACCWLPLSVSDGWRLFPETKFQTSERRRRQSELSAEKYTRQRRKEACQRETAYQALAGQAEIELAFHTPETVSSWSARWSGTELRQYDLEEMFWRWSERFPSLAPMERWMMANQPFWSVMVESDALAKESPEPVRQLERWMVPNKLIHRSQA